The window TTTTAACATTTGCATTTGTGTGTGTATTCTTTCAGAACTTTATATGCGTTCACATGTATATTTGCTTAATTAAGCTGCAGGTTCATACAGACCTGTGGCAGCTAATTGATGACTGGCCATTATCTCAATATATATTAAAAATGAAAAGGTAAACTCCCACCAAAATGAAGATAACCTTCCTATAAATGGATGCTAGACTACAATCTGTTTTATTCATCAGTCTCTTCAAATTTATATTGTTACTCAGAAACACAAAAAAGCTGTTCATCACTTCTTTATGCCTAATAATTTGTACTGTTTGTTATCTAAATTGCGAGAAATAAAAATGTGTATCTGAATCCTAAAATTAATCACATGTATATATCCTACAGTTTTAGTGTGTAACTCAGCTTAACTGAACTGAAAGTGTTTCATAGAATTTGCAATTGAGTATAAAGTTGTCTTGCTGCATGAAAGTTATAAATCAAAAAGGTAAACCCTAATCATACAACCCATAATGTTCTTTATGTGCATGCAAATAGCAGGATCAAAGCTTTCATGGATGGACATATTACTCACGTGTCACGAGCCGCGAGTGGAAAAAGGTAATATCAGCCAGGTACGATCCGAATGCAGTAAAAGGGTAGTTTCAACCAAAGGAAAAGATTGGGAAATCAGTTCTCGGAGTAATAATAATCTACTAAAAACAACGGAGAAGGCACTTATAGATGCAAATCTAAGCTCACACCCTCGGGTGCTGCGGTGGTGGCTGGCTGCTCGCAAGCAGACTGACCTTGCGGGGAGAGCAGTAAAGAGGAAGAGGAGGGGGAGGCCGCCCCAAGAGAAGGGGAAGCTCTCTGCTCTTCTCCGAACATGTGCAGCGTGACCGGCCGCCGCTCTCCAGCCAACGGCATGCCCATGTTGCCATGCGCAGCCAGCGGCCTCCTCCACTGCGCCTCAGGCAGAGGGTTCCCGTTGATTGGCTGACCGACCGACCCGATCCCTCTGTAGAACTGCTGGCCATAGGAGATACCGCCACTCACCGTGGTCCATGACGGGTAGAATGTCGCACCGAAGCGGTGCTGCGGGTAGccaaggaggtggtggtggtggtgcgcgctgccagcagccgctgccgctgcgGCCATCGCTGACTGCATCTGCACCCGCTTCGCGTGCTGCCGCTCGCGCTTGTGCGCGTTCTGGTGGCCGCCAAGCGCCTGTGACGTCGGGAAATGCCTGCAGCAGTAGTGGCACTCGAACTTGCGGTTGCTGTCCGGGGCGGCGCTTGCAGCGGTGATGGCAGCTCCACTGCTGCTCTGCGTGGTGGCAGAAGGGGTCGCGCTGCTGGCAGCGGTGGCTTCTTTAATTCTTCCCTCAGGCGATGCATGCGGGACGTCAATGCCGAAGAGACGAATGCCAGAGTTGGGGCTTTCTCGCGGAGGAGCGCCGGAGCGCAGGAATGGCAACTCGGAGAAGGACGCAACGTTGCCAAAGTCATGAGGCTCCCGCACGGTCGCAGCGCCACCACCGACACCACCTtcaccgcctccgcctccaccgccacccATGCAACCAGAACCAGGTGGATTGAGAAAGGCACAGAATTTCCTAGGCTATCTAGCAGCTCTTTGTGAAGTACAGCACAATGTCTCAGGCTCAGCTGCTAGTCTAGCGGCAGCAACAGTGAGTAGCTGTTGGGAGGAAGAGGAACCCCGGCCCTGAATATCATGGAGttaaggagggggccggccggggcatgAGAAGAGAGCCAAGGAGAGAGAAGGTATTAGGAATAGAAAGGGCAAGAAGAAGGTCTGGTGTTCATGTCGCTCAAAGGAGGAGTGCCAAATGTATAGAAGCGATAGGTTTCGCATCGCATGCTTGCTGAGGCGAATGGGGTACCGACGGATGGGGCAGGGTAATTGTCACCTTACTATCGTGCGTGGTTAGTTAGGAGGAGGTGGGGGCATCCTGCTGCTGCTAGATGGGAGGTGGATACATGCATCGTCCATGCATCCATGGTGATGTCGTAGTAAATTCTTGGGGAAGGGCTGGGGCCTTGTGGTTGGGGGAGCCCATAGTACACAATAAGCTCTGGCAAGTACTACTGCACTGCACTAGGAGGCTTTTGGGCTCTCCCACATAACAAACAAGTACCTGTCACTGAGTCTGAGGAAAACCGTCTCTCTCACTCCCTCACTCTCACgagcgctctctctctctcctctctcttttctttgctttcTTCATTTCTCTGGCTTTCATGCATGTGTAGGCATCAGTGAGTACGTGACAAGCTCTGAGCGTGGGCCTGTCGCTCTATATAGCAGCTATGTGGGGGTGGTACTGGCTGTTTTATGGGGGCTCTTTATAGCTGTTGGCTTCTTTACATCTGGAGCTGCAGGCTTGTGTTTGGAAGTGGTCCTGTCGTGCAGATCTAGTGGTAGCACCCTCCTTGTGGCTACGCTAGCACAGCTGCAGCTGCGTGACTGATCGATTTCTCTCGACCACCTCCAAAAAAAGACTATACCCTGCTGCTGTCTTAGTTTCTTATCTTGTTTGCTTTCTCTATTCTTAAGCTATACCTTATATGGGAGCGTCCTAAAATATCTGCCTACTCCTGTTTACCGCCTATTCATCTCAAAAGCTAACCAACTGCATCCATCAACTATCCTAGCTAAGCTTGCTTCTTGTTATTGTTAAGCGGCTAACCACACAGGAATCTTGTTGCCATGTTCACCTACCAAGCTATGTAGTACTAGTTACCTCGGAATATATATCGATCTACATGCAACTAGACGGTGCATGTGTGGCTAGGTTCATCATGCTAGGCTCTGCTTTGTTCTTTTGCTATAATGAAGCTACTCAGCACTCGCTTTGTTTTTTAGTCCCTACGATTAAAGCGAGGCCACCTGAGATAGCGGACACATGCATGATTTGCGGGTGCCTCTTGgatgatcaaagaataaaaatgttACAAAAGCTTTTTCTCTGAGGTCACTCCCAATGATGTCACGTCAGAGGTATTTATAGGTGGTATCATAGGACTAAAGATGACATGGAGGGGAAATAAAGAGAAAATAATAGTAGTACAAAAAACTAGCTAGACCACATCATCACAGATGGTTTAGCATTGCCACTGACGAATTACTGGGTCCATGTATATATGCAACAATTGTAAGATTGGTATCATTTACATGTTCTAGGTGGCATGCGTATGGATACAGCAAAACAAAGGTCATTCGCAGCgcctttgtgaagttttcatgcctTCTAGAGACAAAACCTTGCGATTTTTTCTCCTGATCTCTACCATCACATTCCCCTGACATGTTTTCCATTTTTTCATAACTTTCCTGACCCCTCATTTGCTATTCTCTATTCCACGTTGGTTCATGCCTCTGGGGGCCCTTACTTCTTGATCACTGTACTTCATGCAATATGCTTAAACTATAGCCGCATGGATATATTGTAATTAAACAAACCGAGCACGTATGTGTTCCACAGGGTGGAAGAAAAGGCAGATGGCTGTTTCTCCGGCCGGCCAAGCTCCCACGTTCCAGGGCGATGGGGATTCTGCTGCACCAATGTGCGTGCTGTTTACATGGAAAGGTGTGCTCCTCCCATCAACAGACAACAACCTTTGTTTTTATGAAGCATAGCATCTTCCGTTAAAAGATCACCCAGGTGCTTTTCTCTCGTGAATAGATCCTGTGTCCATGTCAAGATATCATGCATGCCACTGCTGGAGATCGTTAGTATCTTTCCAAGACTAGGGaagaatagtactccctccataaagaaatataagatcgtatcactattttagtgatctatatgatcttatatttcttaacagagggagtagttggcaTCAGCTGTAAACGAAGCCACACAATGACCAGCACCTGCAGCCCGAACCACAATATATAGTTTGACTTGTTGTGTGCATAATATCATACAAAGACCGCGGGGGATCACTCTTCTGTTGTCTCTAAAAAGGATGGTTTAATTTGATGTGCTATTTGTCATCAGATCAGAATTTGCCGTATTCCAATAATTATCAAGAGGACTTgaatgtttttttttttgcatggaagaGAACTTGAATGTGTGGCTGTTGGTTGGGACATGCAAGTTGGTACCTAGTACTTCCATGTTTATATGTGTACGTACGTACCTAGGGTTGAGTACATAGTGGTACACGTGCCTTGTTTGTGTGGAATTTTTAAAGCTGTTCACAGTATAGCGGTGACTGGTTTGTGGAACCAGTCAGTTGTTGCGTGTATGAATTCAAGATCTAGCAGCAGGGTCACTAGGTCCAGAATTTCGCGAACCGAATTATGCTGTGCGTCGTACTAGTGGCTAGCTAGTCGTACCAAATGATTCAGACAGACAGAATGCATGGTCGCTACTCGCTAATTATATTGATTGATTACGACTCTCTTGACCAGAACCAAATACGTACAAACCCTAGTGGTTGGTTACAGGTCTAGATCTCACCAGCAGCTAGCATTTCCAGCACTTGATAACCAGCTACTTGTGCTAATCAGAAGGGGACCTAATTTCTTTCGTCTTCAGAGAAGACGCCACCATCCTTGTCCACCTCTACTAGCAAGCCTTGCTGTTTTGAAAGTGGTGGCGGGTCCATGCGGCATAGGAGAAAAAATGGATCTTGTCAGTTTTGTTAGCAAGATCAAAGCCTGCTGCCTGTGCGAAATTTGCTCATTACTCCCGCTCGCTTTCTTTCGGAAAATGTTGCCTCATTATTCCTCTTTAACGATGGTTCTCGTGCATGCATGTGGGCAGTACATGTGGGTGTACTGACTTTTAACTGCGGCGTTACATGTGTTCCTACCAAAACAGCAACTTGATCATTAAGACGCGGGGCCTCCTCTATAATGATAAATTCAACAAAGTGGGGACTAAATCTTCTGTCTGCTGCCACTATATACGCTCTGAAGAAATATGCGACAAAACAAGAAATTTGGGAGCGGCGTTCTCCAAACTTTACGGCCATTTCCGCATGAACATCATATGAACCTGAAAAGTTTCTGAAGAAAGTTTCTAAACAATCTTTTCTGTGCCTGTTACGCAACAAGAAATTTGCAagtgatgcttcctaaattggaccATATGTATGGCATATTTCCTGATCATATGAACCTGAAAAATTTCCAAACAAACTTAAGAGGTAGAGTTTTTACTTAGGGTGCGTGAATCATTTTCCTTGACTAAATACATAGCACCTTTTGATCAACTAAATATGGAGAGTCTGATTGCGCTAGATGTCCATGATGAACCTATATCTTACTGATCAGTAGCCAGTGCATGCGGCAGTGCCTATCCTTTGAGTACGAAGCTGATGATCATGCAAACTGAGTATGGTGGTCGCTTTACTGATGTTGTGATGCAGTGCCTGACTCGTAGGCAATTATTCTTCCTCTCATAACTGTGCACAGCTTCCCTCTTTATTCTGCTCCCTGCAGTTCCCATCCATCACCTTGGGCTTGTGAAACGTACGTACATCATCTTGGTTCACTCCACAGCTGCAGCTGCAGTGCAACCCTCCTGTTAGATGGCCGAGTAAGGTACGTACATGTCTNNNNNNNNNNNNNNNNNNNNNNNNNNNNNNNNNNNNNNNNNNNNNNNNNNNNNNNNNNNNNNNNNNNNNNNNNNNNNNNNNNNNNNNNNNNNNNNNNNNNNNNNNNNNNNNNNNNNNNNNNNNNNNNNNNNNNNNNNNNNNNNNNNNNNNNNNNNNNNNNNNNNNNNNNNNNNNNNNNNNNNNNNNNNNNNNNNNNNNNNNNNNNNNNNNNNNNNNNNNNNNNNNNNNNNNNNNNNNNNNNNNNNNNNNNNNNNNNNNNNNNNNNNNNNNNNNNNNNNCAATCGTGAGCCCACCTGTTTTCTCACATTTGTGGGTGTGTTTCCGTCGGAAAGATGCTGCTTAATGTATATACAATTTTTCTCTCTTTCGGTTTGATGAAAAGGtatcccttttgcccttttcttggaaAATGAGAAAAACGGCTCCCTGTCTATGCCAAGAAAATAATAAAGAATTAGTAAAATGCTCATGCGTTGCTACGGGCTGTAATGCATATGCATGAATCAAACAAATGGTTAAGATCGTCTTTGAGGTCAAAGCATAAAAGCAAAAGTCAAACTTTTGTTTTGAGGCAAAGCAAAAATCAAGTATGAAGTCAAGAGGCAACCCTATATCCATACGCCCAAGAAAAGATGAAGCCCACCAATGTCATCCCTCATGGACCAAGGCCCGCAACCCTCCATGAACCAAGTGCGTGGACCCAAGAAGACTAGAATTGAACCGGTGGTTCGTGGAGCATCTGGCTTACTGCTCATCTCCCATTCCCGATGGTCTGCAAGACAAACAAGTTAGTGTAGCACATTCTGTAGGATTAAAAGTANNNNNNNNNNNNNNNNNNNNNNNNNNNNNNNNNNNNNNNNNNNNNNNNNNNNNNNNNNNNNNNNNNNNNNNNNNNNNNNNNNNNNGGGTGATTAGACTCCACTCGATGTGGATCGCGCCCATGCTTGCTCAGCTCCAGGATCAGGCTCCTAAACCTATTTTCAATAAATAAGTCATCTGGTCTATGTTGTTGGAGTTCCGCATGACGCCTTAATCCCACCTCTGTGTCTAAGGAatgtccttttctttttttctttattgtTCGTGGGAACATGTAAGATTAGCAATGGAAATTTAGCTACGgccgaccaaataaaaatctagcatttttccaaatttaattcttggcagattttagcaacttagcacaagtcaagcgtacaacatacacatgcaattctaagagtatagtagcggaatgtaaagcaattgcatatgaaggtaaagggaggagtttggagggagcaaacacaatgtagacacggaaatttttagcgtggttccgataggtggtgctatcgtacatccatgttgatggagactttaacccacgaagggtaacggttgcgcgagtccacggagggctccatccatgaagggcccacgaagaagcaaccttgtctatcccaccatggccgtcacccacgaaggacttgcctcgctagggtagatcttcacgaagtaggcgatctccttgcccatacaaactccttggttcaactccacaatcttgacggaggctcccaagtgacacctagccaatttaggagacaccactctccaagaggtaacaaatggtgtgttgatgatgaactccttgctcttgtgcttcaaatgatagtctccccaacactcaactctctctcataggataggatttggtggaaagatgatttgagtggaaagcaacttgggaaggctagagatcaagatttatgtggttggaatgaagtatcttgacctcaacacaactgtaggtggttctctctcagaaaatgtatgttgaaagtgtaggcatgttctgatggctctctcttcgaatgaagagtgggtggaggggtatatatagcctccacacaaaatctaaccgttacacacaaatcaccaaactcagtgggaccgaatcatacaactcggtcagaccggttTAGTTCATAATATGACCGTTGGGGTTTTTGGTGGgatcgacatgtcaactcggtgcgaccgatttcgttagggttagggcataacgtaatctcggtgagaccgattacaaaaactcggtgggactgattttggtaatagactgtaacaccccggatgtgactttcccaatttgtactccaacttttgccgtttccggcattaagttattttattttctcgggttcgggtttttggctccgtgtgtcgttatcgttgtcatgcatctcatatcatgtcatcatgtgcattgcttttgcatacgtgttcgtcccaTGCATTCAAGTATTTtcaccgttgtccgttttgcattccggcgcttcgttctcctccggtggtcagttctagctttctttcgtgtgtggggattaaacattttcggattggaccgagacttgccaagcggccttggtttactaccggcagactgcctgtcaagtttcgtatcatttggacttcgtttgatactccaacggttaaccgagggacctaaaaggcctcgtgtgtgttgcagcccaacacccctccaatttggcccaaaacccacctaagccttctccatcatctagatcgttcgatcacgatcgcgtggacgaaaaccgcacctcatttggactctcctagctccctctatgcctataaatagacccccccccgaaattcggatctccttctccccccgaaaccctaaatatcgcctccgcgccggccggacaaaAATCGCCGCAGCCAGCCACCGACCGCCACGTGGCCCGGgcgagccccacttcgccgccgccgcccgagcccgcgggaggccctcccgggcccATCGACNNNNNNNNNNNNNNNNNNNNNNNNNNNNNNNNNNNNNNNNNNNNNNNNNNNNNNNNNNNNNNNNNNNNNNNNNNNNNNNNNNNNNNNNNNNNNNNNNNNNNNNNNNNNNNNNNNNNNNNNNNNNNNNNNNNNNNNNNNNNNNNNNNNNNNNNNNNNNNNNNNNNNNNNNNNNNNNNNNNNNNNNNNNNNNNNNNNNNNNNNNNNNNNNNNNNNNNNNNNNNNNNNNNNNNNNNNNNNNNNNNNNNNNNNNNNNNNNNNNNNNNNNNNNNNNNNNNNNNNNNNNNNNNNNNNNNNNNNNNNNNNNNNNNNNNNNNNNNNNNNNNNNNNNNNNNNNNNNNNNNNNNNNNNNNNNNNNNNNNNNNNNNNNNNNNNNNNNNNNNNNNNNNNNNNNNNNNNNNNNNNNNNNNNNNNNNNNNNNNNNNNNNNNNNNNNNNNNNNNNNNNNNNNNNNNNNNNNNNNNNNNNNNNNNNNNNNNNNNNNNNNNNNNNNNNNNNNNNNNNNNNGTCCGCCGCAACCGCGCCCTCGCCGGCCGGATCTCGCCTCGGCCGCCGCGTAGCTCACCGGCGCCAGCGCCGC is drawn from Triticum dicoccoides isolate Atlit2015 ecotype Zavitan chromosome 4A, WEW_v2.0, whole genome shotgun sequence and contains these coding sequences:
- the LOC119284941 gene encoding uncharacterized protein LOC119284941, with product MLDGTPVAVDGLHTHHIGRPTPVYGTRHMGACPCGARPLQAHAETKAKMIQYRPASKTVLRTNLHLEDQSFHGWTYYSRVTSREWKKVISARVEEKADGCFSGRPSSHVPGRWGFCCTNVRAVYMERSCVHVKISCMPLLEIVSIFPRLGKNSTPSIKKYKIVSLF
- the LOC119284939 gene encoding zinc finger protein 8-like; amino-acid sequence: MGGGGGGGGEGGVGGGAATVREPHDFGNVASFSELPFLRSGAPPRESPNSGIRLFGIDVPHASPEGRIKEATAASSATPSATTQSSSGAAITAASAAPDSNRKFECHYCCRHFPTSQALGGHQNAHKRERQHAKRVQMQSAMAAAAAAAGSAHHHHHLLGYPQHRFGATFYPSWTTVSGGISYGQQFYRGIGSVGQPINGNPLPEAQWRRPLAAHGNMGMPLAGERRPVTLHMFGEEQRASPSLGAASPSSSSLLLSPQGQSACEQPATTAAPEGVSLDLHL